One Streptomyces sp. CG4 genomic window, GACGGCCGGTGCGTCCCGTAAGCGGGGCCGCACCGGCCGTCGTCGTACGACGCAGCGTAGGGGTGGTGATCAGTCCTTACGGCCCTTGAGGCGCCGTACGTCGAAGGACCGGATGCCGCGTCCGTGGGTGGCGGCGTACAGCGTGCCGTCCGGGCCGAGGCGCAGCTGCATCACGGCCGTGGTGGGCAGGTCGTGCCCCAGGACCAGCCACTTCGTGGCGCCGGCGGGGCGGTAGAAGGTGGCCAGGTCGGTGCCGAGGGCGAGGCCGCCGTTCGGGAGGAGCTTGACCGTGTCGGCCGGGACGTCGGGCAGGTTGGCGGAGATGTCCGTCCAGTTCGCGCCGCCGTCCTTGGACTCGAAGACGTGGCCTACGCCCGCGCCGGGGCCCTCGGTCCACTTGCGGGAGAAGCCGTTGACCGCGACGTAGACGTGCTGGGCGTTGGCCGGGTCGATCTCGAAGCCGGAGATGTAGCGGTTCGGGATGCTGCCGTCGACCGGGAGGCTGAGCTGGTGCCAGCCGGTGCCGTCGGCGTTGCCGACCGCGATGCCCCGGGTGAAGCCCTGGTTGTTGCAGGGCCCGCACCAGCCGACGTACACCGTGCCGCCGGAGGATGCCACGGCCGTGGCCACATGGCCCTCGCCGAGGTCGTAGGCGTTCGTCCACTCCTTGCCGGAGCGGATGGCGAAGCCCTTGGTGTTCACCCACACGTGCCGGCCGCCGGCGATCCAGGTGTGGGTGTCCTTGGCGTCGGCGGCGATCGGCGCGATGAAGCGGGCGCCCGCGCCGCCGAGGTCCTTGTCCGGCGGGGCGACCTCGTACTCGGTGGCCTTCGACGGGTCCGTTGACCAGGAACCGTCGTTGACACCGCAGTTCTGGGTGACCCACATGTCCAGGTAGACGTACTCGGCGGCGATGTTGCAGCCGTTGGCGGGGTCGGTGATGGTGTCGCCGCCGTCACCGCCGAAGTTGGAGCCCATGACCTTGTCGTGGCCGCGCAGGATCGACTGGCCGTTGTCCTGGAGCCCGCCGGTCACCGAGACACCGCCATAGGTGAGGTCCTTGCCGACACCCACGGAGTAGTACTGCAGGGTGTCGAGGGTGCCGTCGCTCAGGGACTGCCAGTCCTTGGCGTGGCCGCCGGAGTCGACGGCGCCGTTCAGCGGGCGCCGGTAGATGCCGCCGTCGTTGCCGACATACGCCCAGGTCTTGCCCTTATAGCTGCCGACCGCGACCGCGTGCTGGTCGGAGTGGGTGGTGGGCGAGCAGTCGCCGGTCTGCTTGGCCGGGTCGTTGCTCCAGCAGGGGAAGGGGAAGTTCCAGTACGGGCCCGGAGTCGTCCAGCTCTGGCCGCCGTTCCTGGTCTCGAAGACCTCTTCCAGGCCGAGGTAGAGATGGTCGGCGTTGGCCGGGTCGACCTGGAGGAACTGGTTGTACCAGGACTGGATGCCCGGCATGTAGCCCGCGGTCTGCAGCGCCGACCCCGACGCCTTCAGCTTGGTGTAGTCCGCGATCAGCGTCCACGGCCCGAACGGCGAGCCGCTCTTCGACACGTACACGCCCTTGAGCCCGCTGTCCGGGTTCGCTGCCATCTGCGCCGGGGACTGGTCGATGGCGTACAGGCGCGAGCCGTCGGCCGCCGAAGCGAACGTCATGTTGCCGACGTCGGCACTGCTGGTGGGCAGGTCACCGAGCCCGCTGACCGGCTTCCAGCTGCCGTCGTCCTGCTTGGCGTACAGCCCGTTGTAGGTGTCACCGCCGCGCCAGCCGACCGCGAGAAGGACCTTGTTCGGGTCCTTGGGGTCGACGGCGATGTCGTTGGCGATGTTCTTGTACGGCGCGCTCGGGTCCTCCGCCTTCGAACCGCCCGGCAGATAGTCCGGGTTGGGGGCGAACTCGTGCGTCCACGGGCCGGACAGGGTGGTCGTGGAGTGCGACCAGACACCGGTGCTGGTCGCCGCCCAGACCTTGGTGCCGGCGAAGCGCAGGGCATGGATGACGGTGCTCTCCAGTTCGGCGCCGCCGACGCGGTCGCCGGGCTGGAACTGCCCGTGGCGTGGGTCCTTGAGGACGTAGACACCCGTACCGACGAAGGACGTCGCCCCGGTGTTGGACTCGCCCGTGGCGTACCAGAGCCGCTTCTGGCCGTCGAGGGAGAGGGTGCCGGTCGACAGGGACGGCAGCTTGTCGGAGATCGGCTTCCAGTGCCCGCCGCCGGTCGTCGAGCGGAAGACACCGCCGTTGGCTCCGCCCGCGTACACATAGCCCTGGTCGTCGGCGGCGATCCCGGTGATCCGGCCGGTCACGTCGCCCGCGCCGGCACTGGAGTTGGAGTTCACGTCGCGGTAGCGGGGATCGTCGGCGTTGTACACCTTCTTCGTGACGTGGTCCCAGCCGCCGCTCGTGTGCCGCATCGACTGCAGCTGCTGCCAGGCCGCCCCGTAGGCGCCGGGCGCGACCACACCGGGCGCGGTGCGCGCCTCGGTGAACTGGGCCGTCGACTCGGCGGAGTTCTCCGCCTCGTCGGCACCGCCGTCGTCACCCTCCGCGGCGAACGGGGACATTCCGTGGCCCGCGTGCACCGCCTTGATGTGCTGCCGGCCGATGGCGGCCTGGTGGCGCGCCTGCCAGGGCCGGGTTCTGGTGTCATGCGACGCCGCGAACGACTGAGTGCTTACCAGTCCGAACGCGGCGGCCACGACGGTGCAGGTTATGAACCGTCGCTGGTGCCTTGGGGGCAACATGCCTCTCCTCCCTGCGCCAGACGTATGGGGGTGTCCCGACGCAGGAG contains:
- a CDS encoding WD40/YVTN/BNR-like repeat-containing protein, whose protein sequence is MLPPRHQRRFITCTVVAAAFGLVSTQSFAASHDTRTRPWQARHQAAIGRQHIKAVHAGHGMSPFAAEGDDGGADEAENSAESTAQFTEARTAPGVVAPGAYGAAWQQLQSMRHTSGGWDHVTKKVYNADDPRYRDVNSNSSAGAGDVTGRITGIAADDQGYVYAGGANGGVFRSTTGGGHWKPISDKLPSLSTGTLSLDGQKRLWYATGESNTGATSFVGTGVYVLKDPRHGQFQPGDRVGGAELESTVIHALRFAGTKVWAATSTGVWSHSTTTLSGPWTHEFAPNPDYLPGGSKAEDPSAPYKNIANDIAVDPKDPNKVLLAVGWRGGDTYNGLYAKQDDGSWKPVSGLGDLPTSSADVGNMTFASAADGSRLYAIDQSPAQMAANPDSGLKGVYVSKSGSPFGPWTLIADYTKLKASGSALQTAGYMPGIQSWYNQFLQVDPANADHLYLGLEEVFETRNGGQSWTTPGPYWNFPFPCWSNDPAKQTGDCSPTTHSDQHAVAVGSYKGKTWAYVGNDGGIYRRPLNGAVDSGGHAKDWQSLSDGTLDTLQYYSVGVGKDLTYGGVSVTGGLQDNGQSILRGHDKVMGSNFGGDGGDTITDPANGCNIAAEYVYLDMWVTQNCGVNDGSWSTDPSKATEYEVAPPDKDLGGAGARFIAPIAADAKDTHTWIAGGRHVWVNTKGFAIRSGKEWTNAYDLGEGHVATAVASSGGTVYVGWCGPCNNQGFTRGIAVGNADGTGWHQLSLPVDGSIPNRYISGFEIDPANAQHVYVAVNGFSRKWTEGPGAGVGHVFESKDGGANWTDISANLPDVPADTVKLLPNGGLALGTDLATFYRPAGATKWLVLGHDLPTTAVMQLRLGPDGTLYAATHGRGIRSFDVRRLKGRKD